From Aedes albopictus strain Foshan chromosome 1, AalbF5, whole genome shotgun sequence, one genomic window encodes:
- the LOC109431022 gene encoding synaptosomal-associated protein 25 isoform X1 codes for MPAAVPAENGGGAPKTELQELQLKSQQVVDESLDSTRRMLALCEESTEVGMRTIVMLDEQGEQLDRIEEGMDQINADMREAEKNLSGMEKCCGICVLPCNKSASFKEDDGTWKGNDDGKVVNNQPQRVMDDRNGLGPQAGYIGRITNDAREDEMEENMGQVNTMIGNLRNMALDMGSELENQNRQIDRINRKGDDNTTRLEEASKRTGQLLRS; via the exons ATGCCAGCTGCAGTGCCCGCAGAAAATGGAGGTGGAGCTCCAAAGACAGAGCTGCAGGAGCTTCAGCTCAAATCGCAGCAAGTGGTGGATGAA TCCCTGGATAGTACCCGGCGTATGCTGGCACTATGTGAAGAG AGCACTGAAGTGGGAATGCGTACCATCGTCATGCTGGACGAACAAGGAG AACAACTGGATCGAATCGAGGAGGGCATGGACCAGATCAACGCCGACATGCGAGAAGCCGAGAAGAATCTCAGTGGCATGGAGAAATGCTGCGGCATTTGCGTATTGCCTTGCAATAA GAGCGCATCTTTCAAGGAGGACGACGGCACATGGAAAGGTAACGACGACGGTAAAGTTGTGAATAATCAACCACAAAGAGTTATGGACGACCGTAATGGACTAGGACCACAAGCGGGTTACATTGGAAG AATAACGAACGACGCCCGAGAAGACGAGATGGAGGAAAACATGGGCCAGGTGAACACCATGATCGGTAACTTGAGAAACATGGCCCTTGATATGGGATCCGAACTTGAGAATCAGAACAGGCAGATTGACAGAATCAATCGTAAG
- the LOC109431022 gene encoding synaptosomal-associated protein 25 isoform X2, with protein MPAAVPAENGGGAPKTELQELQLKSQQVVDESLDSTRRMLALCEESKEAGIRTLVALDDQGEQLDRIEEGMDQINADMREAEKNLSGMEKCCGICVLPCNKSASFKEDDGTWKGNDDGKVVNNQPQRVMDDRNGLGPQAGYIGRITNDAREDEMEENMGQVNTMIGNLRNMALDMGSELENQNRQIDRINRKGDDNTTRLEEASKRTGQLLRS; from the exons ATGCCAGCTGCAGTGCCCGCAGAAAATGGAGGTGGAGCTCCAAAGACAGAGCTGCAGGAGCTTCAGCTCAAATCGCAGCAAGTGGTGGATGAA TCCCTGGATAGTACCCGGCGTATGCTGGCACTATGTGAAGAG AGCAAGGAAGCCGGGATTCGCACCCTGGTAGCCCTTGACGATCAGGGAG AACAACTGGATCGAATCGAGGAGGGCATGGACCAGATCAACGCCGACATGCGAGAAGCCGAGAAGAATCTCAGTGGCATGGAGAAATGCTGCGGCATTTGCGTATTGCCTTGCAATAA GAGCGCATCTTTCAAGGAGGACGACGGCACATGGAAAGGTAACGACGACGGTAAAGTTGTGAATAATCAACCACAAAGAGTTATGGACGACCGTAATGGACTAGGACCACAAGCGGGTTACATTGGAAG AATAACGAACGACGCCCGAGAAGACGAGATGGAGGAAAACATGGGCCAGGTGAACACCATGATCGGTAACTTGAGAAACATGGCCCTTGATATGGGATCCGAACTTGAGAATCAGAACAGGCAGATTGACAGAATCAATCGTAAG
- the LOC109431022 gene encoding synaptosomal-associated protein 25 isoform X4 has translation MPAAVPAENGGGAPKTELQELQLKSQQVVDESLDSTRRMLALCEESTEVGMRTIVMLDEQGEQLDRIEEGMDQINADMREAEKNLSGMEKCCGICVLPCNKSASFKEDDGTWKGNDDGKVVNNQPQRVMDDRNGLGPQAGYIGRITNDAREDEMEENMGQVNTMIGNLRNMALDMGSELENQNRQIDRINRKGDSNATRIAAANERAHSLLK, from the exons ATGCCAGCTGCAGTGCCCGCAGAAAATGGAGGTGGAGCTCCAAAGACAGAGCTGCAGGAGCTTCAGCTCAAATCGCAGCAAGTGGTGGATGAA TCCCTGGATAGTACCCGGCGTATGCTGGCACTATGTGAAGAG AGCACTGAAGTGGGAATGCGTACCATCGTCATGCTGGACGAACAAGGAG AACAACTGGATCGAATCGAGGAGGGCATGGACCAGATCAACGCCGACATGCGAGAAGCCGAGAAGAATCTCAGTGGCATGGAGAAATGCTGCGGCATTTGCGTATTGCCTTGCAATAA GAGCGCATCTTTCAAGGAGGACGACGGCACATGGAAAGGTAACGACGACGGTAAAGTTGTGAATAATCAACCACAAAGAGTTATGGACGACCGTAATGGACTAGGACCACAAGCGGGTTACATTGGAAG AATAACGAACGACGCCCGAGAAGACGAGATGGAGGAAAACATGGGCCAGGTGAACACCATGATCGGTAACTTGAGAAACATGGCCCTTGATATGGGATCCGAACTTGAGAATCAGAACAGGCAGATTGACAGAATCAATCGTAAG
- the LOC109431022 gene encoding synaptosomal-associated protein 25 isoform X5, with protein sequence MPAAVPAENGGGAPKTELQELQLKSQQVVDESLDSTRRMLALCEESTEVGMRTIVMLDEQGEQLDRIEEGMDQINADMREAEKNLSGMEKCCGICVLPCNKSASFKEDDGTWKGNDDGKVVNNQPQRVMDDRNGLGPQAGYIGRITNDAREDEMEENMGQVNTMIGNLRNMALDMGSELENQNRQIDRINRKGESNEDRIKVANEKAHSLLK encoded by the exons ATGCCAGCTGCAGTGCCCGCAGAAAATGGAGGTGGAGCTCCAAAGACAGAGCTGCAGGAGCTTCAGCTCAAATCGCAGCAAGTGGTGGATGAA TCCCTGGATAGTACCCGGCGTATGCTGGCACTATGTGAAGAG AGCACTGAAGTGGGAATGCGTACCATCGTCATGCTGGACGAACAAGGAG AACAACTGGATCGAATCGAGGAGGGCATGGACCAGATCAACGCCGACATGCGAGAAGCCGAGAAGAATCTCAGTGGCATGGAGAAATGCTGCGGCATTTGCGTATTGCCTTGCAATAA GAGCGCATCTTTCAAGGAGGACGACGGCACATGGAAAGGTAACGACGACGGTAAAGTTGTGAATAATCAACCACAAAGAGTTATGGACGACCGTAATGGACTAGGACCACAAGCGGGTTACATTGGAAG AATAACGAACGACGCCCGAGAAGACGAGATGGAGGAAAACATGGGCCAGGTGAACACCATGATCGGTAACTTGAGAAACATGGCCCTTGATATGGGATCCGAACTTGAGAATCAGAACAGGCAGATTGACAGAATCAATCGTAAG
- the LOC109431022 gene encoding synaptosomal-associated protein 25 isoform X3: MPAAVPAENGGGAPKTELQELQLKSQQVVDESLDSTRRMLALCEESEEAGAKTTNMIKLQGEQLDRIEEGMDQINADMREAEKNLSGMEKCCGICVLPCNKSASFKEDDGTWKGNDDGKVVNNQPQRVMDDRNGLGPQAGYIGRITNDAREDEMEENMGQVNTMIGNLRNMALDMGSELENQNRQIDRINRKGDDNTTRLEEASKRTGQLLRS, from the exons ATGCCAGCTGCAGTGCCCGCAGAAAATGGAGGTGGAGCTCCAAAGACAGAGCTGCAGGAGCTTCAGCTCAAATCGCAGCAAGTGGTGGATGAA TCCCTGGATAGTACCCGGCGTATGCTGGCACTATGTGAAGAG AGCGAAGAAGCTGGAGCTAAAACTACAAATATGATAAAACTGCAAGGCG AACAACTGGATCGAATCGAGGAGGGCATGGACCAGATCAACGCCGACATGCGAGAAGCCGAGAAGAATCTCAGTGGCATGGAGAAATGCTGCGGCATTTGCGTATTGCCTTGCAATAA GAGCGCATCTTTCAAGGAGGACGACGGCACATGGAAAGGTAACGACGACGGTAAAGTTGTGAATAATCAACCACAAAGAGTTATGGACGACCGTAATGGACTAGGACCACAAGCGGGTTACATTGGAAG AATAACGAACGACGCCCGAGAAGACGAGATGGAGGAAAACATGGGCCAGGTGAACACCATGATCGGTAACTTGAGAAACATGGCCCTTGATATGGGATCCGAACTTGAGAATCAGAACAGGCAGATTGACAGAATCAATCGTAAG